The genomic stretch GTGCTCATCGGCGGATACGCTGGCAGCGGCAAGACTGAGCTAGGACGGATCCTCGCGCGGGCCACCGGGTGGCCGATGCTCGACAAGGACACCTTGACACGCCCCATCGTTGAGGCAGCACTAGAGATACTCGGCCAGTCCCCGAACGACCGAGAGTCTGACACCTACCTGAAGCTTGTCCGACCTCGCGAGTACGAAGCGTTGAGCAGCGCGGCGGAAGAGAACGTGCAGTGCGGCAACAGTGTCATCGTCACTGCGCCGTTCATCGCCGAGTTCCAGGACGCCAAATGGCTCGAACGCGCTAGGGCCAGATTCGTGGACCTTGGTGCGACCTTGAGCGTGGTGTGGGTGTACTGCGACCCGGACACCATGAATGTGTACATCCGTAGACGAGGTGCAGCCCGCGACGCAGCGAAACTCGCAGACTGGCCCGGCTACCTCAGTCGGATCGACACCGAAGCTCACCCACTGACCGACCACGTCGTCATCAACAACTGCACGTCAGCGGAACCGCTGCAAGACCAGGCCGAGACGCTCGTGAAGTCCCTCATGGGGTTGGAACTCGACTGATGCGCGGCGTGATCCTCTATGGCCCACCGGCATCGGGCAAGGACACCATTACCCAAGCGTT from Micromonospora craniellae encodes the following:
- a CDS encoding AAA family ATPase codes for the protein MHQQIARHIRNEIAAGVRRDGDVLPSSREMAAEWDTSAFTITAAMKVLEAEGFIESKSRSKRVVRVPNQERRGPVRLPKPRVVLIGGYAGSGKTELGRILARATGWPMLDKDTLTRPIVEAALEILGQSPNDRESDTYLKLVRPREYEALSSAAEENVQCGNSVIVTAPFIAEFQDAKWLERARARFVDLGATLSVVWVYCDPDTMNVYIRRRGAARDAAKLADWPGYLSRIDTEAHPLTDHVVINNCTSAEPLQDQAETLVKSLMGLELD